A DNA window from Hydra vulgaris chromosome 13, alternate assembly HydraT2T_AEP contains the following coding sequences:
- the LOC100213459 gene encoding E3 ubiquitin-protein ligase MARCHF11, which translates to MNIQTDDNDVYNSVKGNDCKTSVCRICYGSSEEEELKTPCKCLGSVKHIHQSCLMNWLRTGNNHCEICNTPYRFHRTTLPYNKRISPNKTSWHLAWIVKELVVLDWFHFLEMVFICVSLMIINRMSSFDLVYQFGLIGLVELVYYTLNVACCFFLLYYESWVQLNIKMVVLNYKDPLKENISLWLKILEWYASILRKNKRLKNVVDLIRTEDFVFIEDN; encoded by the exons TGATTGTAAAACATCTGTTTGTAGAATTTGTTATGGAAGTTCAGAAGAAGAAGAGTTAAAAACTCCTTGTAAATGTTTGGGCAGTGTTAAGCATATTCATCAATCCTGTCTTATGAATTGGCTTCGAACTGGTAATAATCATTGTGAAATTTGTAACACACCATACAGGTTTCATAGGACAACTCTGCCTTATAATAAA AGAATTTCTCCAAACAAAACATCATGGCATCTTGCTTGGATTGTAAAAGAACTAGTTGTATTAGACtggtttcattttttagaaatggtTTTTATATGTGTCAGCTTAATGATTATTAATCGTATGTCTTCATTTGATCTTGTTTACCAATTTGGACTCATTGGGCTCGTGGAGTTGGTTTATTACACATTAAATGTAGCCTGTTGCTTTTTCTTGTTGTATTATGAGAGTTGGGTacagttaaatattaaaatggttgttttaaactataaagatcccctcaaagaaaatatttctctCTGGTTGAAGATATTAGAATGGTATGCTTCAATTTTACGTAAAAATAAACGTCTCAAAAATGTGGTTGATCTCATTCGAACagaagattttgtttttattgaagataattaa